One part of the Acetoanaerobium sticklandii genome encodes these proteins:
- a CDS encoding alpha-amylase family glycosyl hydrolase yields MNEKKARFISIGMIALAVLVGIFGYTRPEKLLSKEGVYYYIPVGDYIDSNGDGVGDIQGIIGNLDSLNDSNPNTSTDLGVNGIVISPVYLAKGANKSEPLDYYKIDPEYGNLIDLEELISEANKRGMKVIMEMEFNHTSIDHEWFRQALSSAKSPFRSYYNLKGLDYQPRTESRLVNEESLWHRLNGVKYFSYKDYMTADLNYESAELRNDIKEIAIFYLETGLNGLKLKNANNIYTYYEEPNEDSRLEKNLDWWQSFRLACKEVDPDVYLIADVNDRAAVIAPYFKEFNTVMNVFAGERAIPYMIKSGKDMSADNGMFAKQMDNISSSYKKYGKNPIDGIYLSDESGTIMSKVGNHAKKSKLAASIMMTLPGNPFIYYGDELGMNDEKIQNPDSTIYNHYTDLIRLRQLHPALKTGSLIETSDDNVHVLSYIRYDSKEKENLLVIHNLSDDTQSAYIRELKSYDEKNIIHSTSNHDVMDKNLSKVQLSGYSTLVISLK; encoded by the coding sequence ATGAATGAAAAAAAAGCTCGTTTTATTAGCATAGGAATGATAGCTCTAGCTGTACTTGTTGGAATATTTGGATATACACGCCCTGAAAAGCTTCTTAGCAAAGAGGGCGTGTACTACTACATACCTGTAGGAGATTACATCGATTCAAATGGAGATGGAGTAGGAGATATCCAAGGAATAATTGGAAACCTAGACAGCCTTAATGATTCAAATCCAAATACCAGTACGGATCTTGGAGTAAATGGGATAGTAATTAGCCCAGTCTACCTAGCAAAAGGAGCAAATAAAAGCGAGCCTTTAGATTATTATAAAATCGACCCTGAGTACGGGAACCTAATTGACTTAGAAGAGCTTATTTCAGAGGCAAACAAGCGTGGAATGAAGGTCATCATGGAAATGGAATTTAATCATACCAGCATAGACCATGAGTGGTTTAGGCAGGCTTTATCAAGCGCAAAAAGCCCATTTAGAAGCTATTACAATCTGAAAGGCTTAGATTATCAACCTAGAACTGAGTCAAGGCTTGTCAATGAAGAGTCTCTATGGCACAGATTAAACGGAGTAAAATACTTTAGCTACAAAGATTATATGACAGCTGATTTAAATTATGAAAGTGCTGAGCTTAGAAATGATATCAAGGAAATAGCTATATTTTACCTTGAAACTGGACTAAATGGACTTAAGCTGAAAAATGCCAACAATATCTATACCTATTATGAAGAGCCTAATGAAGATTCTAGGCTTGAGAAAAATTTGGACTGGTGGCAGTCCTTTAGATTAGCTTGTAAAGAAGTAGACCCAGATGTTTATTTAATAGCTGATGTAAATGATAGAGCTGCAGTTATAGCGCCATATTTCAAAGAGTTTAACACGGTTATGAATGTTTTTGCAGGTGAAAGAGCTATTCCATATATGATTAAATCTGGCAAAGATATGTCAGCAGATAATGGCATGTTTGCAAAGCAGATGGATAATATAAGCTCATCATATAAAAAATATGGCAAAAATCCTATAGACGGAATTTACTTATCTGATGAGTCAGGAACTATAATGAGCAAGGTAGGAAATCATGCTAAAAAATCAAAGCTGGCAGCGAGCATAATGATGACGCTACCTGGTAATCCATTTATCTACTATGGAGATGAGCTAGGCATGAATGATGAAAAAATCCAAAACCCAGACTCTACTATATACAATCACTACACGGATTTGATAAGGCTAAGACAGCTTCATCCTGCATTAAAAACAGGAAGCCTAATTGAAACCTCAGATGACAATGTACATGTACTTTCGTATATCAGATACGATTCAAAAGAAAAAGAGAATCTTTTAGTGATACATAATCTTTCTGATGATACTCAGTCAGCCTATATAAGAGAGCTTAAATCCTATGATGAAAAGAATATAATTCATTCCACATCAAATCATGATGTCATGGACAAAAATCTCAGCAAGGTTCAGCTGAGCGGATATTCTACATTGGTAATTTCATTAAAGTAG
- a CDS encoding endonuclease MutS2 — MNKAIQTLEFNKIKERLSEFCQSSLGKQLVDNLYPAVNIKAVETRLKETKEAVRLLKAGMIPPLGGLSNISMLLEKTEKGMILEASELTAINDFLRACRNLEQFMNKHKELIPLISEYILSMKSYKDIEEEISYSVSGALVLSQASKNLGRIRRLKENQKEKIEKTLQAFLSSNSNKSLIQEFFISEKNGHYTIPIKSAYKNHVEGSIIETSSTGSTVFIEPKAISKLAGEMQMLEAEEMAEQYQILAGLTGLIYENISSIKQNMELMATYDLIFAKARYAISINAAMPEINLKRHIRIVNGRHPLLEGRVVPLNIEVGPDFNTLVITGPNAGGKTVTLKTVGLLILMTQCGLFIPADESSQIPVLDDVLVDIGDNQSIENALSTFSSHMQNLGIILKKSSNNTLVLIDEIGTGTDPAEGAAIAAAILEELSRKGSLTIATTHYGEIKEFAVRHPLFRNASVLFDKETLSPLYELIMGESGESNAFWIVEKFAFPSGVINNAKRYLMTNEKNKAASYITEKDKEKLQSEFEKNKQRQLEKQTLKEERLSSIEERKVDYSKGDRVRLLDTDEIGLVYEEADKNDNVTVYLSNEYKKILRKRLSLMEKAQNLYPSDYDLDTLFTDYSARKLDHDIKRGSKRALKKIQKDMRGKNR, encoded by the coding sequence ATGAATAAAGCGATACAAACATTAGAATTTAATAAAATAAAAGAAAGACTAAGTGAATTTTGCCAAAGCTCATTAGGTAAGCAACTAGTAGATAACCTATATCCTGCTGTAAATATAAAAGCAGTAGAAACTAGACTCAAAGAGACAAAAGAAGCAGTGAGGCTTCTAAAGGCTGGAATGATACCACCTCTTGGTGGGCTTAGCAATATATCAATGCTACTTGAAAAAACTGAAAAAGGCATGATATTAGAAGCTAGTGAGCTAACTGCTATCAATGACTTTCTAAGAGCCTGCAGAAACCTAGAGCAATTTATGAATAAGCATAAAGAGCTGATACCCCTCATATCTGAGTATATACTCTCTATGAAAAGCTATAAGGATATAGAAGAGGAAATTTCCTACAGTGTAAGCGGAGCACTAGTTCTTTCTCAGGCATCCAAAAACCTAGGAAGAATAAGAAGACTAAAGGAAAATCAAAAAGAGAAGATTGAAAAGACCCTTCAGGCATTTTTATCATCTAACTCAAACAAATCTCTTATTCAGGAGTTTTTTATAAGCGAAAAAAATGGTCATTACACCATACCTATAAAATCAGCATATAAAAATCATGTAGAGGGGAGCATAATTGAGACCTCATCTACAGGCTCTACAGTGTTTATAGAGCCAAAAGCAATATCAAAGCTCGCAGGAGAGATGCAGATGCTGGAAGCCGAAGAAATGGCAGAACAGTATCAGATACTAGCAGGACTCACTGGACTTATATATGAAAATATAAGCAGTATCAAGCAAAACATGGAGCTCATGGCGACTTATGATTTAATATTTGCAAAAGCTAGATATGCAATCAGCATAAATGCAGCAATGCCTGAAATAAATCTAAAAAGACATATAAGAATAGTAAATGGAAGACATCCTCTGCTAGAGGGAAGAGTGGTGCCGCTTAATATAGAGGTAGGGCCGGATTTTAATACTCTAGTGATAACAGGACCAAATGCAGGAGGAAAGACTGTGACGCTAAAAACAGTGGGCCTTCTTATCCTCATGACTCAGTGCGGACTATTTATACCAGCAGATGAGAGTAGCCAGATACCAGTTTTAGATGATGTGCTAGTAGACATAGGGGACAATCAAAGCATAGAAAATGCCCTTAGTACGTTTTCATCCCATATGCAAAACCTTGGAATCATACTCAAGAAATCATCAAACAACACCTTGGTTCTAATAGACGAAATAGGAACAGGTACAGACCCTGCAGAGGGAGCAGCTATAGCAGCGGCTATACTTGAAGAACTCAGCAGAAAAGGAAGCCTTACCATAGCAACTACTCATTATGGAGAAATAAAAGAATTTGCTGTGAGGCATCCTCTGTTTAGAAATGCATCTGTACTATTTGATAAAGAAACTCTGTCACCTTTGTATGAGCTTATTATGGGTGAAAGTGGAGAGAGCAATGCTTTTTGGATAGTGGAAAAATTTGCATTTCCATCTGGAGTAATTAATAATGCAAAGCGCTACCTTATGACAAATGAAAAAAATAAAGCGGCATCCTATATCACTGAAAAAGACAAGGAAAAACTACAGAGTGAATTTGAAAAAAACAAACAAAGACAGCTTGAAAAGCAAACCCTAAAAGAAGAAAGACTAAGTAGTATAGAAGAAAGAAAAGTAGACTACTCAAAAGGTGATAGAGTAAGACTTCTAGATACAGACGAGATAGGGCTAGTTTATGAAGAGGCAGATAAAAACGACAATGTCACTGTATACCTTTCGAATGAGTATAAAAAAATCCTAAGGAAAAGACTTTCGCTTATGGAAAAAGCCCAAAATCTTTATCCAAGTGACTATGACCTAGACACGCTTTTTACGGACTATTCTGCTAGAAAGCTAGACCACGATATAAAAAGAGGCTCGAAGAGAGCTCTTAAGAAAATCCAAAAGGACATGAGAGGAAAAAATAGGTAA